One genomic window of [Limnothrix rosea] IAM M-220 includes the following:
- a CDS encoding ABC transporter ATP-binding protein codes for MSMTPELAAPPDIENLAIATFNLTKRFDRHVAVNDLELQVQSGEVYGLIGPNGAGKTTLIRMLATAEEPTLGDIYIHGDRLRRDDSNPHIKQRLGYLPDDFPLYDDLTVWDYLDYFARLYNLRQPRRRRRLSEVLELVQLTHKRDDRIATLSRGMKQRLSLARTIIHEPLLLLLDEPVSGLDPIARMQFREIIKVLQEAGMTILISSHVLSDLAELCSSVGIMELGYLVESTSLGDLYQRLSRQHLVISTLESLDALESELKNNALVRNWERATPSKLGDRQGSGGHRLKVEFDGTPEDSTQLLKNLVAANIAVSEFYAKTEDLESIFLKLGHQQTS; via the coding sequence ATGTCCATGACTCCAGAACTGGCTGCTCCCCCTGATATTGAGAATTTGGCGATCGCCACGTTTAATTTAACGAAACGCTTTGATCGCCATGTTGCGGTCAACGATCTAGAGCTGCAAGTCCAGTCTGGCGAAGTGTACGGACTGATCGGCCCCAATGGCGCAGGGAAAACAACCCTAATCCGAATGTTGGCCACAGCGGAAGAACCGACTCTGGGTGATATTTATATTCACGGCGATCGCCTCAGACGAGACGACAGCAATCCCCACATCAAACAACGACTCGGCTATTTACCAGACGATTTTCCCCTCTACGACGATTTAACCGTTTGGGATTATTTAGATTATTTTGCACGTTTATATAACCTCCGCCAGCCGAGGAGGCGCAGACGGCTAAGTGAAGTTTTAGAACTGGTGCAACTGACCCATAAGCGAGACGATCGCATTGCCACCCTGTCGCGGGGGATGAAACAGCGTCTCAGTCTTGCCCGTACCATTATCCATGAGCCTTTATTGCTGTTGCTCGATGAACCTGTCTCTGGCCTTGACCCCATTGCCCGGATGCAGTTTCGCGAAATCATTAAGGTTTTACAGGAAGCGGGCATGACGATTTTGATTTCTTCCCACGTCCTCAGTGACTTGGCAGAGCTTTGTTCCTCCGTGGGTATTATGGAATTAGGTTATCTCGTTGAAAGTACTTCCCTCGGTGATTTGTACCAGCGGCTGTCCCGTCAACATTTAGTGATTTCAACCCTAGAATCCCTTGATGCCCTTGAAAGCGAACTGAAAAATAATGCTCTAGTGCGTAATTGGGAAAGGGCAACGCCATCAAAACTAGGCGATCGCCAAGGTAGTGGCGGCCATCGGCTTAAAGTTGAATTTGACGGCACACCGGAAGATAGCACCCAGCTCTTGAAGAACCTTGTAGCTGCCAATATTGCCGTGTCGGAGTTTTACGCCAAAACTGAAGATTTAGAAAGTATTTTCCTCAAGCTAGGCCACCAGCAAACTAGTTAA
- a CDS encoding DUF2949 domain-containing protein, producing MTQITYLKFINFLREELSIPGESISVIDRHWQKNSALSPLPMVLWQYGLVTLEQLDRIYDWLAAV from the coding sequence ATGACCCAGATCACCTACCTCAAATTTATCAATTTCCTCAGGGAAGAGTTGTCCATTCCCGGCGAATCGATTTCTGTGATTGATCGTCACTGGCAAAAGAATTCTGCTTTGTCTCCTTTACCAATGGTGCTCTGGCAGTATGGTTTGGTGACCCTTGAGCAGTTAGACCGTATTTATGATTGGCTGGCGGCTGTTTAG
- a CDS encoding histidine triad nucleotide-binding protein, which translates to MSDTLFEKIIRREIPADIVYEDDLSLAFRDITPQAPVHILVIPKKPIPMLEKAEAEDQGLLGHLLLVVQKIAAQEKLAKGFRVVINNGEHGGQTVFHLHLHLLGDRPMDWPPG; encoded by the coding sequence ATGAGCGATACGCTTTTCGAGAAAATTATTCGACGGGAAATCCCAGCAGATATTGTCTATGAAGATGATCTGTCCCTAGCCTTTCGAGATATTACCCCCCAGGCTCCTGTTCATATCTTAGTCATCCCGAAAAAACCAATTCCCATGTTGGAAAAGGCGGAGGCGGAAGATCAAGGGCTACTCGGCCACCTCTTGCTTGTTGTCCAAAAAATTGCGGCTCAAGAGAAGCTTGCCAAGGGATTTCGGGTGGTCATAAACAACGGTGAGCATGGCGGTCAAACGGTTTTTCATCTACATCTACATTTACTCGGCGATCGCCCCATGGATTGGCCACCGGGTTGA
- a CDS encoding gamma-glutamylcyclotransferase yields the protein MSFDPAAFPLQAETHHTSSPRIDIPTQLESFYYFAYGSCMCPVDLGRTIEEDAHSLVIGKGILRDYKLGFNRLSPKRQSCGVLDVVPHRGSHVEGVLYKLPWRVSDRLDIREEVPHQGYRQETIAIECGGKVYGNVRTYVVVDKEPQEIPPDDWYFYIVMRGAMTAKLSPDYSWQLFNHMKRLQRGEIH from the coding sequence ATGTCTTTTGATCCTGCTGCTTTTCCACTCCAAGCTGAGACCCATCACACCTCTAGCCCTCGGATTGATATACCGACACAGTTAGAAAGTTTTTATTATTTCGCCTACGGTTCTTGTATGTGTCCCGTGGATCTAGGACGAACGATTGAAGAGGATGCCCATTCATTGGTAATTGGTAAGGGAATTTTGCGGGATTATAAATTAGGGTTTAATCGCCTTTCCCCAAAGCGTCAAAGCTGCGGTGTATTAGATGTCGTGCCCCATCGGGGTAGCCATGTAGAAGGTGTTCTGTATAAATTGCCCTGGCGGGTCAGCGATCGCCTCGATATTCGGGAAGAAGTGCCCCATCAGGGTTATCGCCAAGAAACCATCGCCATCGAGTGTGGCGGCAAAGTTTACGGCAATGTGCGCACCTATGTTGTCGTCGACAAAGAACCTCAAGAGATCCCGCCGGATGACTGGTATTTCTATATTGTGATGCGGGGCGCTATGACGGCAAAACTATCGCCGGACTATTCTTGGCAATTGTTTAACCACATGAAACGTCTACAGCGCGGCGAAATCCATTAG
- a CDS encoding acyl-CoA thioesterase: protein MATESKELPTTAIARTPDLHATSEPWFEYPITVYPHHTDYAGIVWHGNYINWLEEARVMCLKSIGMDYAEFVKLGCDLPVVEFNAKYHRPLRMGMAAIVKVRMREMKGVRIEWENRIESPDGKELYLTAQVVLVSIDREKGKIMRKLPPTFVAALRKIRGI, encoded by the coding sequence ATGGCAACCGAATCAAAAGAACTTCCCACCACGGCGATCGCCCGTACCCCAGACCTCCACGCCACCAGCGAACCTTGGTTCGAATACCCCATCACGGTTTATCCCCACCACACCGATTATGCTGGGATTGTTTGGCACGGCAACTATATCAATTGGCTCGAAGAAGCCCGCGTCATGTGTCTCAAATCTATCGGGATGGACTACGCCGAATTCGTTAAACTCGGCTGTGATTTACCCGTCGTGGAATTTAATGCCAAATATCACCGTCCCCTACGCATGGGCATGGCGGCGATCGTTAAAGTTCGTATGCGCGAGATGAAAGGCGTACGCATAGAATGGGAAAATCGGATCGAATCCCCCGACGGCAAAGAACTATACCTCACCGCCCAAGTTGTCCTTGTCAGCATTGACCGCGAGAAAGGCAAAATTATGCGTAAACTCCCCCCCACTTTTGTCGCTGCCTTAAGAAAAATTCGTGGGATTTAG
- the bioU gene encoding (S)-8-amino-7-oxononanoate synthase BioU, which produces MSNIIRVGVLGFGGLGQAAARVLAPKSEMILVAAADKKGYVYNPEGLDPNTCITTYNSQGSVGHVKHGGVLSNDSIADLIENSNVDGFFLALPNLPNTFMADVTRQFVKSGWKGVLVDALKRTSAMEQIFTLRDDVKDAGITYMTGCGATPGLLTAAASVAAQSYAEIHSVKITFGVGIANWEAYRATIREDIAHMPAFDVEKARAMTDAEVEALLDETNGIISLENMEHADDVMLEMAGICSRDQVTVGGIVDTRNPKKPLSTNVQVTGRTFEGKLSTHTFTLGDETSMAANVCGPAFGYLKTGVWLQKQGLSGIFTAAEMMPRFVR; this is translated from the coding sequence ATGAGTAATATCATCCGCGTCGGTGTCTTAGGCTTCGGAGGCTTAGGGCAAGCAGCCGCCCGCGTACTCGCGCCAAAATCTGAAATGATTCTCGTTGCCGCCGCCGACAAAAAAGGCTACGTCTACAATCCAGAAGGATTAGACCCCAACACTTGCATTACAACCTACAACTCCCAAGGGTCAGTCGGTCATGTCAAACATGGCGGTGTCCTGAGTAACGATAGCATTGCTGACCTAATCGAAAACTCTAATGTTGACGGCTTTTTTCTCGCGTTGCCGAACCTCCCCAATACGTTCATGGCTGATGTGACTCGCCAATTCGTAAAGTCTGGCTGGAAAGGCGTTCTCGTTGATGCATTGAAGCGTACCAGTGCAATGGAGCAAATTTTTACGCTGCGGGATGACGTAAAAGATGCAGGCATTACCTATATGACAGGCTGTGGTGCAACGCCCGGTCTGTTAACGGCGGCAGCTTCTGTGGCAGCTCAGAGCTATGCAGAGATTCACAGCGTCAAAATCACTTTTGGTGTGGGTATCGCCAACTGGGAAGCCTACCGCGCCACCATTCGGGAAGACATTGCCCACATGCCTGCATTTGACGTGGAAAAAGCACGCGCCATGACCGATGCAGAAGTAGAAGCTTTACTAGACGAAACTAACGGTATTATCTCCCTCGAAAATATGGAGCATGCTGATGATGTGATGCTCGAAATGGCAGGTATCTGTTCCCGTGACCAAGTGACTGTGGGTGGCATTGTGGATACTCGTAATCCAAAGAAGCCCCTCAGCACTAATGTTCAGGTAACTGGGCGTACCTTTGAGGGCAAGCTTTCAACCCACACGTTTACCCTCGGTGATGAAACCAGCATGGCAGCCAATGTTTGTGGTCCTGCATTCGGTTACCTCAAAACTGGGGTTTGGCTCCAGAAGCAAGGGTTGTCTGGAATCTTCACAGCAGCAGAAATGATGCCTCGGTTTGTTCGTTAA
- a CDS encoding GUN4 domain-containing protein encodes MNSFAAAAEELGDKDGEKAVKGIEALRAKIIRAVQWRLAKTDDKYLKCQANQVSTIRTEGFAGVVHQLDQIFVPLRLSISSDGLVKAGFNPFRKPEQELERMEREGISVWKLIKKAKTDPIYRRIAVLAWGGYGKTTLMRHIAFTLGKKRQDKHQVDQYLPVLIYLRELQKNYRFKELFENGGIKKFTLPQLIEDIHLPNLPGGRRVKLPSGWAENHFYEGKMLVMFDGFDEVRKEWREEISKWIYAQMKEYDKSIFFVTSRPGAFNEDYLLYPDAKVFAQPFNRKQQKEFVQQWYFLREYRELELSASIPSQDLTEIDKRDKAQSEAERKTEDLLTQLSERKELGALAQNPLLLNMIANLHDFGSDLPQRRVELYQDICTLQLRDRPKARNIQMLLPDTKSQPILQGVALAVLIKQDEPRILYEDLVELTAQQIQKLDCDELVDVHPFLKQIEEVSELIVKHDNEHEFSHWSFQGFLAAKALARLGEEGLNLIKKNIERTAWEEAIVLYAGLVQPDSLLELCCNLQTKTSISLGLKCIREQKRKINPEIKTRLRALRFERLEKYLQDQDFANADLETWQVMLNISGREQNGYLREDDIKEFPCQELNMIDELWRQYSQTGDYPNGKFGFSIQQEVWLDCAMDLENPKPNEIYQKFIATIDWTTDGEQEIRADFSASHFSVNNVSGHLPLWVFATGESKKMIISLFSWKLRKCRF; translated from the coding sequence ATGGCGAGAAAGCAGTTAAAGGAATAGAGGCATTACGGGCAAAGATTATTAGGGCAGTGCAATGGCGACTAGCGAAAACTGACGATAAATATCTGAAATGTCAGGCGAATCAAGTTAGCACCATCAGAACAGAAGGATTTGCAGGGGTCGTCCATCAGCTTGATCAGATTTTTGTGCCTCTACGTCTCAGTATCAGCAGTGATGGTTTAGTAAAGGCTGGGTTTAATCCTTTTCGGAAGCCAGAGCAAGAATTGGAACGGATGGAGCGTGAAGGCATTAGTGTTTGGAAACTGATTAAAAAAGCAAAAACAGATCCTATTTATCGACGGATAGCAGTGTTGGCATGGGGTGGGTATGGGAAAACGACTCTGATGCGTCATATTGCTTTTACATTGGGAAAAAAACGACAGGACAAACATCAAGTTGATCAATATTTACCCGTTTTAATTTATCTTCGAGAACTCCAAAAAAATTATCGATTCAAAGAGCTTTTTGAGAATGGTGGAATTAAAAAGTTCACATTACCCCAACTGATCGAAGATATTCATTTACCAAATTTACCGGGGGGGAGGAGAGTGAAGCTACCTTCAGGGTGGGCAGAAAATCACTTTTATGAAGGAAAGATGCTGGTGATGTTTGATGGATTTGATGAGGTGCGAAAGGAATGGCGGGAAGAGATCAGCAAGTGGATATATGCTCAGATGAAAGAGTATGACAAGTCTATTTTTTTTGTGACATCTAGGCCTGGAGCATTTAATGAAGATTATTTACTTTACCCTGACGCTAAAGTGTTTGCGCAGCCATTTAACCGTAAGCAGCAGAAAGAGTTTGTTCAACAATGGTATTTTCTGCGGGAGTATCGAGAATTAGAGTTGTCTGCATCTATACCTAGTCAAGATCTGACGGAGATAGATAAACGAGATAAAGCACAAAGTGAAGCAGAACGAAAAACAGAGGATTTACTCACACAGCTAAGTGAAAGAAAAGAGCTAGGAGCTTTAGCGCAAAATCCGCTGCTACTGAATATGATTGCGAACCTTCATGATTTTGGCTCGGATTTACCGCAGAGACGAGTAGAGCTTTATCAAGATATTTGTACACTTCAGCTGCGAGATCGCCCAAAGGCTCGGAACATTCAGATGTTATTGCCGGACACAAAAAGCCAGCCGATTTTACAAGGGGTAGCGTTGGCAGTATTGATTAAGCAGGATGAGCCGCGCATCCTTTATGAAGATTTAGTGGAACTGACCGCACAGCAAATTCAGAAGCTAGATTGTGATGAACTCGTTGATGTGCATCCGTTTCTAAAGCAAATTGAAGAGGTGAGTGAACTCATTGTTAAGCATGATAATGAACATGAATTTTCCCACTGGAGTTTTCAAGGGTTTCTCGCTGCAAAAGCACTAGCTAGACTTGGGGAAGAAGGATTAAATCTAATTAAAAAAAATATTGAAAGGACCGCTTGGGAAGAAGCAATTGTTCTTTATGCAGGATTAGTTCAGCCTGATTCATTATTGGAATTATGTTGTAACTTGCAAACTAAAACATCTATTAGCTTGGGTTTAAAATGTATCCGCGAACAAAAACGAAAAATCAATCCAGAAATTAAAACTAGATTAAGAGCATTACGATTTGAACGTTTAGAGAAATATTTACAGGATCAAGATTTTGCTAATGCAGATTTAGAAACTTGGCAGGTTATGTTGAATATTTCTGGGCGAGAACAAAATGGTTATTTAAGAGAAGACGACATCAAAGAATTTCCTTGTCAAGAACTTAATATGATTGATGAGTTATGGAGGCAATATAGCCAAACAGGAGATTATCCTAATGGCAAGTTTGGATTTAGTATTCAACAAGAAGTTTGGCTAGATTGTGCTATGGATCTAGAAAATCCTAAACCTAACGAAATTTACCAGAAATTTATAGCGACTATAGATTGGACAACTGACGGTGAACAGGAAATTCGTGCTGATTTTAGTGCGTCACACTTTTCAGTCAACAATGTATCCGGACATTTGCCACTGTGGGTTTTTGCAACTGGTGAGAGTAAAAAGATGATTATTTCTCTATTTTCGTGGAAACTCAGAAAGTGCCGATTCTAG